ACTAAAGACTGGAGTCTGTTCCTGCACCTGCAGTCTTGCCTGCTCAAGCTGTTGTGAAAGGGTGTTGAACACATTAAAGGCTACATCTTTCTGGTCCTGAAGCCGTTCCAATTCGGTCTGGGCGCGGGCAGTAGTAAGAGTTACATTCTGATCGCGAAACTCCGCCAGGCGTATTTGCTCACGTTCAAAGCGCACTCTGGAACTTTCGTGCTGCTGCTCAACAAACTCAAGATCTTTGCGGGCTTTCTCAAGGCGGTAATCGGTCACATATTGTTTCAGCAGCTCGATCACATGCCTGTTCAGTTCTGCAGATGCTCTTGCGTCATGGAGTGTAACCCTTGATGTGAGAAGACCGGTTTCTTCATCCAGATTTACTGAGATCCGATCACGCATTGTTTTGATTAACTCTAACTCTTTTTTTGAAATCTGAATAAATTCATCAGCGAATGGGTCCTCTTCCAATACTGTTTCTGCTTCTTCCTCACCACTCATCCATTCGAGTATTGTAAAGGGTAATCCAAAGGTCAGTCTTTGAACCCACTGGGTCAAAGAATAGGAATAATGGTTATCATAAAAATCGGGTATCGTAGTGGTAACCTCATAATCCGCAAACCGAATCTCCTGTTCAAGAAGCTCTACCTGGAAAGAGAGACTGTTGACAATTCGTGGGTATATCATCGGAGGAATTGTTCCGGGGCTCATTTGGATTCCTCCACCGCCAAGACCAAAAGCTCCACCAAACTGTTGCAGGAGTTGCCCGGCCCTCCCTTCCTGTTGCTGCTGCACTTCTGGCATTAAAATCGCCTCACTTTCGTACTCTACCGGGCTGAAGAGGGCAATGAACAGTCCAATCGTAACAAAAACAGCAGTAATTTTGATAATGGTCCAACGACCCTCCCAAATGCTTTTAGCCAGCTCTACAAGGTCCATCTCATATTTTTCGTCCTGCATATATGGTTTATACTCAACAGGGACATAGCGGATATCGGGCTTTTCAGAGTTTCCCGGTTCAGGGCTCTTATTCTTGTCGTCGCTCACGGGTTGGATCGGGGTTTAAATGGATTTTACCGCTGAGGCCTATAAGCCACAGAGAGTATTAGGGTCTATGGTTTTAACCCGGCTATTATAGGCGCTAAAGTTACGGCAATCGGGGGACTTATTAAAGAGATTTATTCAAGGGCCAAGGTGCAAGCTACAAGACACGTGTCTACTGTAAGCACTTTCTGAAAAATTTCCATTGTCTCCCAAAAACTCCTCTCAGTCCTGACGCTGATACCGTGAAAGAAACCTAAGTAACAAATTGTCAAAACCAAACGCTGAAAGAATCTTGGTATGCTATCAGGTCTCAATTTTCAGTGCTTTGCTGAGAAGACTTTATCACGGAAGTACTCAAGGGTTTTTTTCAGGCCTTCTTTGCGTTCTATGCGGGGTTCCCAGTTCAAAATAGTTTTTGCTTTTGTAATATCGGGTTTGCGCACCTGGGGGTCGTCTTTGGGCAATTCTTCATGAATGATTTTGCTGCTGCTTCCTGTCAACTCAATCACTTCTTTTGCAAATTCAAAAATAGTGATCTCTTCGGGATTACCAATATTCACAGGTTCCACCTCGTCGCTTTGGGATAGTCGCCAGATCCCTTCCACCAGGTCATCCACATAGGTGAAGGATCGCGTCTGCGAGCCATCACCGAATACGGTGATATTCTCCCCTTCAAGTGCCTGACGCATAAACGTCGGCAGTGCCCGGCCATCATTCAGCCTCATCCGTGAACCGTACGTATTGAAAATTCGCACTATCCTTGTCTCCACCCCGTGAAAACGATGGTATGCCATCGTCATCGCCTCGGCAAAACGCTTGGCTTCATCATACACTCCACGGAAACCGACCGGGTTTACATTCCCCCAATAGTCCTCCTTTTGAGGATGAATAAGCGGATCGCCATACACCTCGCTGGTAGACGCCAGCAGGAACCGGGCCCTCTTCTCTTTGGCCAGCCCCAGTGCCTTATGGGTTCCAAGCGATCCAACCTTGAGGGTTTGGATGGGCATTTCGAGGTAGTCAATCGGCGAAGCGGGCGATGCAAAGTGAAGCACCAGGTCCAGCTCACCCTTCACGTGAATATACTCCGTCACATCATGGTGAATGAACTTAAACTCTTTCTTCCCGATCAGATGAGCGATGTTATCGGCATTCCCTGTGATGAGGTTATCCATGCAGATTACATCAAACCCTTCATTGATGTAGCGATCACATAAATGCGAACCTAAAAATCCGGCTCCGCCGGTAATCAATACACGTTTCAAATGGTTTTTCCCTAGTTAATTTGGACAATTTTGAACCTCCAAAATAGGGCATTTCAGAGAAAGGTACAGGGGAATATTTCACGGTGCACGGTTCACCGGCCACGGTGGGCGGTACGCGGTGTTGAAGCTTGAAGATTTGTTGGACGTTGCATGTTGAAGGTTTTCTGTTCAAGGCTTGTATTATTTACACAAGATTAACGTTCAACCTGAAACCTTCAACAAGTTGTCAACGCTTAACCTGCAACCTTCAACACTTTAGTCCTCAACGTTTAACGTTCAAAATTTAACTTGTTCCTAATTTTTAACTTCTTAATTAATAGAACTCATGATCAATCAAGATTCCCGCTTCTCATACCACTCATAAACGGCCTTTAGGCCCTCATTGAAGAATACCTCGGGCTTATAGTTCAGCTTTTCGCTGATCTTTGAGATGTCGGCTTCGGAGTGTTTGACGTCACCGGGCCGTTCGGGGCCAAAGTTGGGGTCTATCTCTTTTCCGCTGATCTCCTTAAGGGCTTCCACCATCTCTTTGAGTGATACCCGGTCGTTGCAGGCCACATTGTAGATCTGGTTCAGGGCCTCCCCGTTCTCTGTAAAGAGCGCGCGATCGTTGGCTTGTACGGCATTGGCAACGTAGGTAAAGTCGCGGCTGGTGTGTCCGTCGCCGTTGATGGTCGGCTTCTCCCCGTCGATAAAGGCCTGGCAAAAGATCGGGATCACTGCCGCATAGGGATTATCAGGATTCTGTTTCGGGCCAAAGATGTTGAAGTAGCGCAGTCCTACAAAATTCAGGCCGTACACCTGCTGAAACACATCCGCAAACTGCTCAATGGAGAGTTTGGTCACCGCGTATGGACTGAGCGGCTTGCCGATCCGGTTTTCCACTTTGGGCAGCTCCTTGCTGTCGCCATAGGTGCTGGAGCTGCACGCCAGGACCACCCTCTCCACACCGTTTTCAACGGCCGCGTGCATCACATTAACCGTACCCAGGATATTTACCTCAGTGGTACGCATCGGGTTTTCGATAGAGCGGGGAACAGAACCCAGTGCGGCCTGGTGAGTTATTTTATCAATACCCTTTGTTGCATTCAGGCAAACCTGGTAGTCGCAAATATCCCCCTCCATAAACTCGAACTTCGGATGGGATTCAAACTCCTTGATGTTTTCATAGTAACCGTTGCTCAAGTCATCCAGCACCCTAACAAGCGATACGCGGTCATCCTTTGTGAAGTGTTCTACCAGATTACTGCCGATAAATCCGGCTCCCCCGGTAATCAATAACTTTATTGAGTTTTTCTCTTTCTTCTGATTCAACTTATTTTTTTCTCTGTTTTCATAGTATTCAGTCTTCAGCACTGAAAGTAGAGCTTTTGGAAGAAAGGTTCAGATTTTTATCGAGAGATATAGTAACAA
The genomic region above belongs to Chitinophagaceae bacterium and contains:
- a CDS encoding SDR family oxidoreductase, whose product is MKRVLITGGAGFLGSHLCDRYINEGFDVICMDNLITGNADNIAHLIGKKEFKFIHHDVTEYIHVKGELDLVLHFASPASPIDYLEMPIQTLKVGSLGTHKALGLAKEKRARFLLASTSEVYGDPLIHPQKEDYWGNVNPVGFRGVYDEAKRFAEAMTMAYHRFHGVETRIVRIFNTYGSRMRLNDGRALPTFMRQALEGENITVFGDGSQTRSFTYVDDLVEGIWRLSQSDEVEPVNIGNPEEITIFEFAKEVIELTGSSSKIIHEELPKDDPQVRKPDITKAKTILNWEPRIERKEGLKKTLEYFRDKVFSAKH
- a CDS encoding SDR family oxidoreductase gives rise to the protein MKLLITGGAGFIGSNLVEHFTKDDRVSLVRVLDDLSNGYYENIKEFESHPKFEFMEGDICDYQVCLNATKGIDKITHQAALGSVPRSIENPMRTTEVNILGTVNVMHAAVENGVERVVLACSSSTYGDSKELPKVENRIGKPLSPYAVTKLSIEQFADVFQQVYGLNFVGLRYFNIFGPKQNPDNPYAAVIPIFCQAFIDGEKPTINGDGHTSRDFTYVANAVQANDRALFTENGEALNQIYNVACNDRVSLKEMVEALKEISGKEIDPNFGPERPGDVKHSEADISKISEKLNYKPEVFFNEGLKAVYEWYEKRES